The sequence below is a genomic window from Polaribacter vadi.
GATGATGAAAATGCAGATTTAATTTACGATTTTGGTTTAAATCTTGGTTTGGCTTTTCAATTACAAGATGATTATTTAGATACTTTTGGAAACGCAGAAACATTTGGGAAACAAATTGGGGGCGATATTATGGAAAATAAAAAAACCTATTTATATTTAAAATGTTTAGAGGTTGCTAGTGAGGAACATCAACAAAAACTTGCATTTTATTACAGACAGAAATTAAAAGACAATTCTTTTAAAGTTCCTGAAGTTACAAGGATTTTTAAGATGAACGATATACCTTATTTAGTAACACAAGAAATAGAAAACTATACACAAAAAGCTTTTGATACACTTTCTAAAATGAGTATTAGTAGTGATAGCAAGGAAAATTTAAAAGCTTTTGGTTTATGGTTGATGAAAAGAGATGTATAATATTCTTTAAAATTATTTGCAAATTATTTAAAATTAATAGTACATTTGCACCCTAATTTATTGGTCCTATAGCTCAGTTGGTTAGAGCACCTGACTCATAATCAGGTGGTCCATGGTTCGAGTCCATGTGGGACCACAATTAAAAACCTTAAATATTTGATTTTCAAATATTTAAGGTTTTTTTCTTTTTTGTTATCTTCACTCTAATGTTATTTTGAACCAATTCGAAAAGTTCTGCTTTTTATCTTTATTCCACAACTTTTAGACTTGATTTTAAAAAAGACAAAACTCTTTATTAAAGGTTAAAATTTATTTTTGATTGTCTATCATACATTACAATACTACCAGCTACAGAAACATTTAAGCTTAATTCAGATTTGAATTTTACTAAATGATGCGATTTTTCAATTGCTAATTTAGATAAACCATGATCTTCTGCTCCTAGTAAATACACACAACGTTTTGGGTGATTAAAAGTTTCTAATTGAACCGATTTTTCATCTAACTCTACACCTACTAACATTGCACCTTTTGGTAAATTATTAAAGAAATCATCGAAGTTTTCATAGTGAAAATAAGGCATTGCTCCTGTTGCTTTATGTGTATCACAAGCTTGTTTTGCATATCTATTACCTATAGTAAATATAAAACTTGCACCCATATTTTGTGCAGACCTCCAAAGAACACCTAAATTTTCAGGCGTTTTTCCATTCTGAATTCCTATTCCAAAAAAACCTTGTTCTAAGTTATTAACCATTTTTTTTCACCAACATTCTTTTAATTTCATTCAGCTTCATCAAGGCTTCAATTGGAGTTAATGTATCAATATTAATCGTTAATATTTCTTCACGAATATTT
It includes:
- a CDS encoding RNA methyltransferase — translated: MVNNLEQGFFGIGIQNGKTPENLGVLWRSAQNMGASFIFTIGNRYAKQACDTHKATGAMPYFHYENFDDFFNNLPKGAMLVGVELDEKSVQLETFNHPKRCVYLLGAEDHGLSKLAIEKSHHLVKFKSELSLNVSVAGSIVMYDRQSKINFNL